A region of Rhizorhabdus wittichii RW1 DNA encodes the following proteins:
- a CDS encoding transcriptional regulator, AsnC family (PFAM: regulatory protein, AsnC/Lrp family) — protein MDNRIMAAEPKHVPIDETDRRLLRALQEDGRITNQALAQRCGLSPAACFDRVKRLRERGVITGYTALLDPEKLDQALMIFIEVLLDRTTDDVFSAFSDHVRRVPQVMECHMVAGGFDYLLKVRVSDMSAYRSFLGDILTAMPGVRETRTYAVLEEVKLTTRLAV, from the coding sequence ATGGATAACCGGATTATGGCGGCCGAACCGAAGCATGTTCCGATCGACGAGACCGACCGCCGCCTGCTGAGGGCGTTGCAGGAGGACGGCCGAATCACCAACCAGGCGCTGGCGCAGCGCTGCGGCCTGTCGCCGGCGGCCTGCTTCGACCGGGTGAAGCGGCTGCGCGAGCGCGGCGTGATCACCGGCTATACCGCGCTGCTCGACCCCGAGAAGCTCGATCAGGCATTGATGATCTTCATCGAGGTGTTGCTCGACCGCACCACCGACGACGTGTTCAGCGCCTTTTCCGACCATGTCCGCCGCGTACCGCAGGTGATGGAATGCCATATGGTGGCGGGCGGCTTCGACTATCTGCTCAAGGTCCGCGTGTCGGACATGTCGGCCTATCGCAGCTTCCTGGGCGACATCCTGACGGCGATGCCGGGGGTGCGCGAGACGCGCACCTATGCGGTGCTGGAAGAGGTCAAGCTGACCACCCGACTGGCGGTGTGA
- a CDS encoding L-proline dehydrogenase / delta-1-pyrroline-5-carboxylate dehydrogenase (TIGRFAM: delta-1-pyrroline-5-carboxylate dehydrogenase~PFAM: aldehyde dehydrogenase; Proline dehydrogenase) has product MASLLSNWDMIDAGKYADEGEVVRTLLERQPLGPRDRADVVAEATALVEGARGATKKQGVVESFLQQFSLGTREGLALMCLAEALLRTPDADTRDRLIAEKIGSADWASHLGQSDSLFVNASTWGLMLTGRLVDVDEEAKNDLGGFLKRITARLGEPVIRQAVGAAVKMMGEQFVLGRTIGDALARARREGYLCSFDMLGEGARTAADAARYEKIYADAIEAVGKAADGAGPELGHGVSVKLSALSPRYEAVQEARVWEELYPRVRRLALIAARHDLNFAIDAEEADRLVISLKMIERLVKEPELGEWKGLGVVVQAYQKRGLTVIGALRALAEGSGRRIMVRLVKGAYWDSEIKKAQVAGRPDYPVFTTKAATDLSYLVCAKALIDASPALYPQFASHNAHTLAAVRGMADGAGVTIEHQRLHGMGEALYAAAGKRYGELRLRAYAPVGGHEELLPYLVRRLLENGANTSFVHALLDERVPAELVVADPIAAVEAHPRRHARIALPADIYGPSRRNPPGRDYSLVEARGLAAKTAVLTAGERETSGAIIRGRLIAAASDPVTSPADRGRVIGYASTATPADIDRAIAAARAAQPGWNRLGGAGRAAVLRAMGDALEAEMDPLIALLSLEAGKTLNDGVAEVREAVDFCRYYADLAERQFGAPTILPGPVGETNQLELAGRGVFACISPWNFPLAIFTGQIAAALAAGNAVLAKPAEQTPLVAARAVRLFHKAGLDPDLLALLPGDGATVGGAIVNHPGIDGVAFTGGTETAWAINRQLAARNGPIIPFIAETGGLNGMFVDTTALREQVVDDVVLSAFGSAGQRCSALRLLFVPHDSADELVATLKGAMEALVIGDPADPATDVGPVIDAEAKAALAAHRERLSREAVILHECAAPEGGDFFAPLMAEIPAADYLEREVFGPILHIVRYDPADLAKVAGRLAARGYGLTLGVHSRIERFAEEVRELVPAGNVYVNRSIIGAVVGVQPFGGEGLSGTGPKAGGPHALLRYATERALSVNITAQGGDPALLNL; this is encoded by the coding sequence ATGGCCAGCCTGCTTTCGAATTGGGACATGATCGACGCCGGCAAATATGCCGATGAGGGCGAGGTGGTGCGTACCCTGCTCGAGCGCCAGCCGCTCGGCCCGCGGGACCGCGCCGACGTCGTCGCCGAGGCGACCGCGCTGGTCGAGGGCGCGCGCGGCGCGACGAAGAAGCAGGGCGTGGTCGAGAGCTTCCTCCAGCAATTCTCGCTTGGCACGCGCGAGGGGCTGGCGCTGATGTGCCTGGCCGAGGCGCTGCTGCGCACCCCCGACGCCGACACCCGCGACCGGCTGATCGCCGAGAAGATCGGATCGGCCGACTGGGCCAGCCATCTCGGCCAGTCGGACAGCCTGTTCGTCAACGCCTCGACCTGGGGGCTGATGCTGACCGGCCGGCTCGTCGACGTCGACGAGGAGGCGAAGAACGACCTGGGCGGCTTCCTCAAGCGCATCACCGCCCGGCTCGGCGAGCCGGTGATCCGCCAGGCGGTCGGCGCCGCGGTCAAGATGATGGGCGAGCAGTTCGTGCTCGGCCGCACCATCGGCGACGCGCTCGCCCGCGCCAGGCGCGAAGGCTATCTCTGCTCGTTCGACATGCTGGGCGAGGGGGCCCGCACCGCCGCCGACGCCGCGCGCTACGAGAAGATCTATGCCGATGCGATCGAGGCGGTCGGCAAGGCGGCGGATGGCGCCGGCCCCGAACTCGGCCATGGCGTCTCGGTCAAGCTGTCGGCGCTGTCCCCCCGCTATGAGGCGGTGCAGGAGGCGCGCGTCTGGGAGGAGCTCTATCCGCGCGTCAGGCGGCTCGCGCTGATCGCCGCGCGCCACGACCTCAACTTCGCGATCGACGCCGAGGAGGCCGACCGGCTCGTCATCTCGCTGAAGATGATCGAGCGGCTGGTGAAGGAGCCCGAGCTGGGCGAGTGGAAGGGCCTCGGCGTCGTCGTCCAGGCCTATCAGAAGCGCGGCCTGACGGTGATCGGCGCGCTGCGGGCGCTGGCAGAGGGCAGCGGGCGGCGGATCATGGTCCGGCTCGTCAAGGGCGCCTATTGGGACAGCGAGATCAAGAAGGCGCAGGTCGCGGGCCGGCCCGACTATCCGGTCTTCACCACCAAGGCGGCGACCGACCTCTCCTATCTGGTCTGCGCCAAGGCGCTGATCGACGCGAGCCCGGCGCTCTATCCGCAATTCGCCAGCCACAACGCCCACACCCTCGCGGCGGTGCGCGGCATGGCCGACGGCGCGGGCGTGACGATCGAGCATCAGCGCCTCCACGGCATGGGCGAGGCGCTCTACGCCGCCGCCGGGAAGCGATACGGCGAGCTGCGCCTGCGCGCCTATGCGCCGGTCGGCGGGCATGAGGAGCTGCTCCCCTATCTGGTCCGCCGCCTGCTGGAGAACGGCGCCAACACCAGCTTCGTCCACGCGCTGCTCGACGAGCGGGTGCCCGCCGAGCTGGTGGTCGCCGATCCGATCGCGGCGGTCGAGGCGCATCCCCGGCGCCACGCGCGGATCGCGCTGCCGGCCGACATCTACGGCCCGTCGCGCCGCAACCCGCCCGGCCGCGACTATTCGCTGGTCGAGGCGCGGGGGCTGGCGGCGAAGACGGCCGTGCTGACCGCGGGCGAGCGCGAGACCTCGGGCGCGATCATCCGGGGCCGGCTGATCGCCGCCGCCTCCGATCCGGTGACGAGCCCCGCCGATCGCGGCCGGGTGATCGGCTATGCGTCGACCGCGACCCCCGCCGACATCGACCGCGCGATCGCCGCCGCGCGCGCCGCGCAGCCCGGCTGGAACCGGCTGGGCGGCGCCGGTCGCGCCGCCGTGCTGCGGGCGATGGGCGACGCGCTGGAGGCGGAGATGGACCCGCTGATCGCGCTGCTCTCGCTGGAGGCGGGCAAGACGCTCAACGACGGCGTCGCCGAGGTCCGCGAGGCGGTCGACTTCTGCCGCTATTATGCGGACCTGGCCGAGCGGCAGTTCGGCGCGCCGACGATCCTGCCCGGGCCGGTGGGGGAGACCAACCAGCTCGAACTGGCCGGGCGCGGCGTCTTCGCCTGCATCAGCCCGTGGAATTTCCCGCTCGCCATCTTCACCGGCCAGATCGCGGCGGCGCTGGCGGCGGGCAATGCCGTGCTCGCCAAGCCGGCCGAACAGACCCCGCTGGTCGCGGCGCGCGCCGTCCGCCTGTTCCACAAGGCGGGGCTCGACCCCGACCTGCTGGCGCTGCTGCCCGGCGACGGCGCCACCGTCGGCGGCGCGATCGTCAACCATCCCGGGATCGACGGCGTCGCCTTCACCGGCGGCACCGAGACCGCCTGGGCGATCAACCGCCAGCTCGCAGCGCGCAACGGGCCGATCATCCCGTTCATCGCCGAGACGGGCGGCCTCAACGGCATGTTCGTCGACACCACCGCGCTGCGCGAGCAGGTGGTCGACGACGTCGTCCTGTCGGCCTTCGGCTCGGCGGGTCAGCGCTGCTCGGCGCTGCGGCTGCTGTTCGTGCCGCACGACAGCGCCGACGAACTGGTCGCGACGCTGAAGGGCGCGATGGAGGCGCTCGTCATCGGCGATCCGGCCGATCCCGCGACCGACGTCGGCCCGGTGATCGACGCCGAGGCGAAGGCGGCGCTCGCCGCGCATCGCGAGCGGCTGTCGCGCGAGGCGGTGATCCTGCATGAATGCGCGGCGCCCGAGGGCGGCGACTTCTTCGCGCCGCTGATGGCCGAGATTCCCGCCGCCGACTATCTGGAGCGCGAGGTGTTCGGCCCGATCCTCCACATCGTCCGCTACGACCCGGCCGATCTCGCCAAGGTCGCGGGGCGGCTCGCCGCGCGCGGCTATGGCCTGACGCTCGGCGTCCACAGCCGGATCGAGCGCTTCGCCGAGGAGGTGCGCGAACTGGTGCCGGCCGGCAATGTCTATGTGAACCGCTCGATCATCGGCGCGGTGGTCGGCGTCCAGCCGTTCGGCGGGGAGGGGCTGTCGGGCACCGGCCCGAAGGCCGGCGGTCCGCACGCGCTGCTGCGCTACGCGACCGAGCGGGCCTTGTCGGTGAACATCACCGCGCAGGGCGGCGACCCGGCCTTGCTCAACCTCTGA